In Pedobacter sp. W3I1, one DNA window encodes the following:
- a CDS encoding isopenicillin N synthase family oxygenase, with protein sequence MSTPYIPCLDLGSYINGSAEDRKKFSDELGRAFNDSGFVTITNHGLSQELIDKLYENIKAAFALPVEIKRKYEKPELAGQRGYTSAGKETAKGAKTPDLKEFWQIGQEVTDGDPVKNEYPDNEILEELPEFNKVTGDIYKKLEENGTHLLRAIATYLELPINYFDKHVHNGNSILRGIHYFPIENPETIPDDAVRAGAHEDINLITLLIGASADGLEVLTRSNEWLPIKAHHTDIVVNVGDMLQRLTNNKLKSTTHRVVNPPRELMKTSRFSVPFFLHPRSDMDLTSLPSTIDAEHPKAYSDMTAGEYLDERLREIGLKK encoded by the coding sequence ATGTCTACACCGTATATTCCTTGTTTAGATTTAGGCTCTTACATCAATGGTTCAGCAGAAGACCGCAAAAAATTTTCGGATGAACTAGGCCGGGCTTTTAACGATTCGGGTTTTGTTACCATTACCAATCATGGTTTAAGCCAGGAATTAATTGATAAACTTTACGAGAACATTAAAGCTGCCTTTGCGTTACCCGTTGAAATCAAAAGGAAATACGAAAAACCAGAATTGGCAGGCCAACGCGGTTATACCAGCGCAGGTAAAGAAACCGCTAAAGGCGCTAAAACACCAGATTTAAAAGAGTTTTGGCAAATCGGGCAGGAAGTAACTGATGGCGATCCGGTTAAAAATGAATACCCTGATAACGAGATTTTAGAGGAATTACCAGAATTTAACAAGGTAACGGGCGATATCTATAAAAAACTGGAAGAAAATGGCACACACTTATTGCGCGCCATTGCAACCTATTTAGAATTACCCATCAATTATTTTGATAAACATGTTCATAATGGAAATTCTATTTTAAGAGGTATCCACTACTTCCCAATCGAAAATCCTGAAACCATTCCTGATGACGCGGTACGCGCAGGTGCACATGAAGACATTAACCTGATCACCTTGTTAATTGGTGCCAGTGCCGATGGCCTTGAAGTGTTAACCCGAAGCAATGAATGGTTACCAATTAAAGCACATCATACGGATATTGTAGTGAATGTGGGTGATATGTTACAGCGTTTAACCAATAACAAATTAAAATCGACGACACATAGAGTGGTAAACCCACCCCGTGAGTTGATGAAAACTTCACGTTTCTCTGTTCCATTCTTTTTACACCCGCGCAGCGATATGGATTTAACCAGTTTACCATCAACCATTGATGCCGAACACCCTAAAGCTTATAGCGATATGACAGCTGGTGAATATTTGGATGAAAGGTTAAGA
- the msrA gene encoding peptide-methionine (S)-S-oxide reductase MsrA, with protein sequence MKKIILILLSVLALNQTQAQGKKTEKATFGMGCFWCTEAIFQRLKGVISVKSGYEGGTLTNPTYEEVCTGATGHAEVLEITYNPMVISYDDLLEVFWKSHDPTTLNRQGADSGTQYRSVVFYHTAEQKALAEKYKAELNKTNAYGKKVVTAIEAAKPFYIAENYHQNYFNKNGSEPYCRLVIQPKIEKLEKIFKAKLKN encoded by the coding sequence ATGAAAAAAATAATTTTAATTCTATTATCGGTTTTAGCTTTGAATCAAACTCAGGCACAGGGAAAAAAAACCGAAAAAGCAACCTTCGGAATGGGCTGCTTTTGGTGTACCGAAGCTATATTTCAAAGGTTAAAAGGGGTGATTTCAGTGAAATCTGGTTACGAAGGCGGTACCTTAACCAATCCAACTTACGAGGAAGTGTGTACAGGTGCTACCGGGCATGCCGAGGTTTTGGAAATTACTTATAACCCAATGGTAATCTCTTACGATGACTTGTTAGAAGTTTTTTGGAAAAGCCACGATCCTACAACATTAAACCGTCAGGGTGCCGATAGTGGTACGCAATATCGTTCCGTAGTTTTTTATCATACAGCAGAGCAAAAAGCTTTGGCAGAAAAGTACAAAGCAGAGTTGAATAAAACCAATGCTTATGGTAAAAAAGTGGTAACGGCTATAGAAGCGGCCAAACCTTTTTATATTGCAGAAAATTACCATCAGAATTATTTTAACAAAAACGGAAGTGAGCCGTATTGTAGATTAGTAATCCAGCCAAAAATAGAGAAACTAGAAAAAATATTTAAAGCGAAGCTTAAAAACTGA
- a CDS encoding VOC family protein — protein sequence MIKRIVLNINTQKIEEAASFYKDVLGLDLMMDHGWISTYGAAGQKMDVQISFASEGGSGTPTPDLSIEVENVDDILEKVKAAGFPIEYGPVDEPWGVRRFYTRDPFGKLVNILSHIER from the coding sequence ATGATAAAAAGAATAGTGCTTAATATCAATACTCAAAAAATTGAAGAAGCTGCTAGTTTCTACAAAGATGTTTTAGGGCTTGATTTAATGATGGATCATGGTTGGATCTCCACTTATGGTGCGGCAGGGCAGAAAATGGATGTGCAGATCAGTTTTGCTTCCGAAGGTGGGTCGGGTACTCCGACACCAGATCTATCCATCGAAGTTGAAAATGTTGATGACATATTAGAGAAAGTCAAAGCAGCCGGATTTCCCATCGAATATGGTCCGGTTGATGAACCATGGGGTGTTAGGCGATTTTACACCAGAGACCCATTTGGTAAATTGGTTAATATTTTAAGTCATATTGAACGCTAA